The sequence CGTCCGCAACACCGCGTCCGGCCCGGCCGTGACGCTGCACGCCTACTCCCCGCCGCTCAACTCCATGGCGCACTACGAACTGCGGGCCGGTGGCCTGGTCCGCACCTCCGAGGAAGGACCCGACCAGTGGTGACCACGATCGACGACCTGGTGGCCCGCGCGAGGGAAGGGGTGCACCGCCCCGGCCCGGACGAGGCGCTGCGGGCGCAGCGCGCCGGCGCGCTGCTGGTGGACATCCGCCCGGCGGCCCAGCGCGCGGCCGAGGGGGAGATCCCCGACACGCTGATCATCGAACGCAATGTGCTGGAGTGGCGGCTCGACCCGACGGGCAGTCACCGGATCCCGGAGGCCACCGGCTACGACCTGGAGGTGGTCGTGGTGTGCTCGGAGGGGTACGCGTCGAGTCTGGCCGCCGCCTCGTTGCGCGAGCTGGGTCTGCACCGGGCGACCGACCTGGACGGCGGCTTCGTCGCCTGGGCGGCGGCCGGACTGCCGACCCGTCAGGAAGGCTGAGGTTCCGCCTCGGGGCACGCGCCCCGCACTCCCCGCACGCGCGTCGGCCGCCCCTGGTGAATCCGACCACGCCCGGTAAATCAGGGACACCGGGTTCACCAGGTCATAGGCTGATCAGAGTTTCCGCCGGTCCGAAGGCGGGCAATCGCGCGACCGACAGGCACAGCACAGCGACAGGCCGACGGACCGGCACAGCGACAGAAACCACCATCGGCGCCGCCACCGGGAGCCGCCGAGACGAGGAAACCCCCCGTGATCAGATTCGACGGCGCGGGCAAGCGCCACCCCGACGGCACGGTCGCCGTCGAGGGCCTCGACCTCGACGTCCCCACCGGTCGGACGACCGTGCTGGTCGGCCCGTCCGGCTGCGGGAAGACCACCCTGCTGCGGATGGTCAACCGCATGGTCGAACCGACCTCGGGACGGGTCCTGCTGGACGGCACCGACGTGGCGGCACTGGACCCGGCCAAGCTGCGGCGCGGCATCGGCTACGTGATCCAGCAGGCCGGGCTGTTCCCGCACCGGCGGGTGATCGACAACATCGCGACCGTTCCCTATCTGCTCGGCTGGG comes from Streptomyces sp. TLI_053 and encodes:
- a CDS encoding rhodanese-like domain-containing protein, with product MTTIDDLVARAREGVHRPGPDEALRAQRAGALLVDIRPAAQRAAEGEIPDTLIIERNVLEWRLDPTGSHRIPEATGYDLEVVVVCSEGYASSLAAASLRELGLHRATDLDGGFVAWAAAGLPTRQEG